A window of Candidatus Methylacidiphilales bacterium genomic DNA:
GTGGCTCTTGGGCTACTTCTTCGCCTTCTTTCGGCTACCTTCATACCACACGCAACAACGTCGCGAATCTGAGTTATTCCGGCTATTCGGCCGTGGGTGGGAATTACGCCAATTTGGCGGGTGGTTACGGCGGACCGGCTTACATGGACATGACCCGTCAAGTGGATCTTGCTGGCGCGTTTTCTTCCTACGTTTCCGGCGGATCCGTGGGAGCGGATGGCACGACCCTCTGGGGATCCTTTGCTTACGCCTACTCGGCCGGTTCCACCTTGAATTTATTCCTGAGCGGAGCATCCACCAATTATGTTCCTCTGGCTGACGCCGGGGTCAGCAGTCTGTTTGTCTTCAAAATCGACTTCGGCGCGGGAAATGCCGATACGCTCACTTATTTCCTCAACCCCAACTTGGCGACCTTTGATGGCACCGGGGCACCCACCGGAACGCAAGCGGGTAATTTTTCCTTCACCCGCTTCGGGTTTGCTTTGAACGGAGATACGCACGAAGGCCGATTCGACACCATTCGCATGGGAAATCTCGTCGGGGATGTGGTGCCGGTCACTATTCCTGAGCCCTCAACTTACGCCTTGTTTGGTATCGGAATGGCTTCACTGGCTTGGCTCCGCCGCCGTCAGATAAAAGCCTGATTTAGGAAATTTTCTTCCTCCTTCCAAAAGCCCCGCCTCGTGCGGGGCTTTTTGTTGCCCATCGGGTGAGTGACGGTATCCCCTCCCTTTGTGGCTCCACCTCTCCCCTCTTCCTACCCGCCCATTCCTCGCAGTAGCTGTCTCTCTTTAAACCATATCAGACTGGGTAGGCGACAATCATTCTGGGTAGGGGCGGCTATACTACCCGGGCCTTACCCTCTGGATTTACCCCCGGGCCCGGTAAGGATACCGAGTGATCTTCCCCCTGTAATTAGGCCGGGAGCGGGTTGAGGTTCAAGCCCTACGGGGCTAGGAAGGAACCCAACCATGAAACGCAACCGGTATAGTGAAGAACAGATCATCCAAGGGCTCAACGAAGCCCGTGCGGGCGGCAAAGTCGAAGACATCTGCCGTCGCCACGGCATCAGTCAGCCGACCTATTAAAAGTGGAAGCAGAAGTTCGGCGGCATGGAAGTCTCCGACGCCAAACGCCTGCGACTCCTGGAAGAGGAGAACCGCAAACTCAAGAAGCTGGTCGCCGACCAGGCCCTGGACGCGATGGTGTTGAAGGAGATGCTCGCAAAAAAGTATTAAAGCCCAAAGCCCGTCGTTCGGCCGTGGCCGAGATGATGGAACGCTTTGGGCTCTCCCAGCGCCGGGTCTGCCGCTTGAGCGGCTGGAACCGTTCCTCGGTCCAGTTCCGACCCCGACCCGATCCCGATCGGCGTTTGCGAGAACGCATGAAGC
This region includes:
- a CDS encoding PEP-CTERM sorting domain-containing protein, whose product is MKKQTLFVLAITLSAGLFSLRAATLLNEDFNGYTIDSTIDGNNGGSGWGGSWATSSPSFGYLHTTRNNVANLSYSGYSAVGGNYANLAGGYGGPAYMDMTRQVDLAGAFSSYVSGGSVGADGTTLWGSFAYAYSAGSTLNLFLSGASTNYVPLADAGVSSLFVFKIDFGAGNADTLTYFLNPNLATFDGTGAPTGTQAGNFSFTRFGFALNGDTHEGRFDTIRMGNLVGDVVPVTIPEPSTYALFGIGMASLAWLRRRQIKA